TACAATTTTACATCTTTCCTCGGACGAAGGTGATGAATTCTCTACACCTAAGACTCCTTACACTCTTCAATTATCTTATGAAGGTGATTGGGTGACAGGAAATAAAACTATAAAAAACGTAGATAAAGTTGGTGAGATAAAAAAAGGAAACTTATCTTGGGACACTGTGCATGGAACAACAAAAAATAAAAATATATTTAATGCTGCAAAAGATCTTAAAAAAGTGACACTACAGCTTAATATAGGAGAAATTGATGGAAAATTATCCTCATGGTATAATCAAGAAAACGCAAAGAAAACAAATTTCTATAGTGTAAATGGAATTATATTGAACAATCTAGATGGAACAAAAAAAAGATAAATGGAAGAATATAGTTTTGCTTTTAATAGAGTTACCCATTGTTTGCTTTTTAGCATTATTTACATTGGATGCCCATTCTAGTTTGCTAGCATATAAAGAGCATCCATGGTCAATTTTCATGCAGAGGTTAATATTTGCTTCTGCCCCCATATTAATTGTCGAAATTCTTATATTTTTTTTTATAAATTTGATTTTCATGTCATTATCTAAGAAAGAAATATATAAAGGTGTCGTCACTAAAAGTTTTTTTTATAAAACATATTTTATATTTATTATTAATGGTTCTCATGGTACTCTTCATGAAGTTATTAATATTCGATTATTGTTAATGGTGAAAAAACTTCCTTAGAGATTCTCTTGATGATAGTAAAGTGTATTATTCTGGACGTAAATTTGAGGTGACAAAGACAGTACGCACAGTATATATATGGTTACATAGACTAATGACACTACGAAAGAAGAGACCTTCTTCTATCACAGTGACCACTTGGGTTCAACATCTTACATAACAGATGACCACGCTAACATCACCCAGTATGATGCTTACCTACCGTATGGTGAACTGTTAGTAGATGAGCACATTACAACTCTAATAGTATTATCAAAAGTGGTAAAAGTAGTACAGATAAACAACGCTACCGATGTAAGAATTGCCAGAAGCATTTTATTAGTGACTACACATACAAAGCTTATCTTCCTAACATTGATAACTGACCAAAGAAGGATTGGGCAATCACAGCACGACACTAACGTTGGACATTATGATTTATCAGCATTCATTCTTATTTACTCTCAAGGGATTTTGTTAGTTGTACTGCTTGTTGTTGCAGTCTAATAAGAAGTTGGGAATAGGTTTCGAGTTTGCTGAGCAGTTGTTGCGCAGTGGCGACAGAATGATAAGTATTGAGGGCTTTCACGGCTTCGTTGTACAGCACACCTATCTTATTAGTCATGGTAACGATTTCGGAGAGTTTCTCCAAGTGAGGCTCTTTTGCAGGGTCTTGGGTGATGACCTTAAAGGCTTCACCCAAAAGCCTTACTCGGACAAAATCACTTTTCGTTTTTGCTCCCGACTTTCGGTAGAGTCTGATAAGTTTCTGCTGGTCTTCAGAATTAGGTATCCTGATGTGCCATCTATCCCATCGTGGGCAGGTGGCACATCTGCTGTCTGGCTTCTTTTGTTTCTGCTTTTTCATTGTTTTCTAATCACGACTTTGAAGTGATTTAACCCCCTTTCGGGGCAAGGGTCTTTGTGGTACAAACGGCAGTTTGTGGTACAAAGACACACCTTGCCAGTATAAAGAAAGAGATAGTTTGTTATGTTCCATAAAGTACCTTCCTGGGGTGCTTTTGATAGACGAGAGTTCAAAGTTCAAGAAGTAAGTCAAGAGATAAGTTTAGACTAATTTCTTGACTTACTGACTTTATGAGCTGACATATTTTTGACTAAAGTCAATTTTGACTTAGGTCGAAACTAATTTCTTGACCAAAGTCATAACTGACCATTTGACTTAAGTCGCGACTGATTTCTTAACTTAACTCATAACTTACCTGTTTGCGGTATTGAATTATAATACCTTTCAAGCATAGTCTGTATGTCGCTCTGTTTGTAAAGTATCTTCCCTCCGATTTTGTAGAAAGGAAGTATTCCTGCATTTCTGTACTCTTGGAGCGTACGTGTGCTGAGCCGTAATTGGCTGCAAACCTCCTCACCAGTGAGGTAAACCTCTCCACCCAACATCGGACGGGCTGTGGAGCAATAACGCTCCAGTTTCTTCAAAGTACCCTCCATCAACTGTGCAAACATCTGCATTTGAGGGTCTTGCTGTGTAATGATTTCTTTATCTTCCATAGTTCATTCTGTGTTTGATTTCATTCATTGTTTGCATTCAGTAACTCTGCGATGTCGCTCTCCTTATAATAGCATTTATGTCCAATGATGGAGAAGGGTATTTTACCCGTGTCGCG
The nucleotide sequence above comes from Prevotella melaninogenica ATCC 25845. Encoded proteins:
- a CDS encoding preprotein translocase subunit SecE translates to MEQKKDKWKNIVLLLIELPIVCFLALFTLDAHSSLLAYKEHPWSIFMQRLIFASAPILIVEILIFFFINLIFMSLSKKEIYKGVVTKSFFYKTYFIFIINGSHGTLHEVINIRLLLMVKKLP
- a CDS encoding helix-turn-helix domain-containing protein, which gives rise to MEDKEIITQQDPQMQMFAQLMEGTLKKLERYCSTARPMLGGEVYLTGEEVCSQLRLSTRTLQEYRNAGILPFYKIGGKILYKQSDIQTMLERYYNSIPQTGKL